The genomic DNA AAAATATGCCGGTCAATTCGTTGAAAAAGGAAATATCATCGTACGCCAAAAAGGCACAAAGATCCATCCTGGAAAAAATGTCGGACTCGGTAATGATTTTACCATTTATGCTCTTATCGACGGATTTGTTAAATTTGAGCCCTATAAATTCACTGGATTCCGCACAAAAAGAAAACGCACACGTCAGGTGAGCGTGTACGAAAAATTGCAATAATTTTTCTAAAATTCATAAAATTTACATCGGCAGTTGAAAATATTTGACTGCCTTTTTTTTATCTCTACGAATAATGAAAATTATTTAGGAGAACATGTGTCCTTTGTCCATCTTCACAACCACACTCAGTACAGTCTTTTAGACGGTGCAAGCAGAATCTCCGACCTGATGAAGCTGGCTTCTGAATGGCAAATGCCTGCAGTAGCGATGACCGATCATGGAAACATGTATGGAGCAATCGATTTTTACAAAACCGCAAAAGCCCATCATGTCAAACCTATTATCGGGATGGAAGGATACATTATCAACGGGAGCATTCTGTCTGAAAAAGACAAGCAGTGTCGCCGTCATCATATCACATTGCTTGTAAAAAATCAAACCGGATATCACAACCTGATGAGACTCTCCAGCATTGCTTTCATCAAGGGACATTATTATAAACCAAGGATCGACAAAAAGCTCCTTTCGAAATACTCTGAGGGCTTGATCGGAATGAGTGGCTGCATGCAGGGGGAAGTATCCCAAATGATCCTTCAAAACAAATATGACAAAGCAGTGCAGGTTGTCAAACAGTATCAGGAAATATTTGGTAAGGATGACTTCTATCTTGAAATTATGCGGCTTGGATTGGACAAAGAAGAGGATCTCATCAAACAGATCAGAAGACTCTCTGAAGAAACAGGTGCCGCGTTGGTGGCGACAAATGACTGCCACTTTATTAAACGCTCGGATGCCAAAGCTCAGGATGTACTTCTTTGCGTTCAGACAGGTAAGATCCTTGAAGATACCAACCGAATGAAATTCACTACTGACCAGATATATTTTCGCAGTCCCAATGAAATGAAGAGCCTTTTCAGCGACATTCCAGAAGCTATTGATAACACCTTGAAAGTCGCCGAAAAATGTGATTTCGAACTCGATTACAAGGGATTCCTATTCCCGCATTTCACTATTCCGGAAGGCTATGCCGACGATTATGAATACCTCAGAAAATTGGTTTATGAAGGTGTTGAAAAAAAATATTCTGACGTGACAGACGAGATAACAGACCGCATCGAGCATGAACTTGCCGTGATCAAAAAGATGGGATTTGTAAGCTATTTTCTGATCGTTTGGGATATTATACGAGAAGCACGAAAGATGGGTGTTGCAGTTGGACCTGGTAGAGGTTCTTGTGCAGGTAGCATCGTAGCATATCTAATCGATATAACAAAAATAGATCCTATACGATATAACCTATTCTTCGAACGTTTCCTGAATCCTGCACGTGTTAG from Candidatus Cloacimonadota bacterium includes the following:
- the rpmA gene encoding 50S ribosomal protein L27, translating into MAHKKGVGSTQNGRDSNPKFLGVKKYAGQFVEKGNIIVRQKGTKIHPGKNVGLGNDFTIYALIDGFVKFEPYKFTGFRTKRKRTRQVSVYEKLQ
- the dnaE gene encoding DNA polymerase III subunit alpha, whose translation is MSFVHLHNHTQYSLLDGASRISDLMKLASEWQMPAVAMTDHGNMYGAIDFYKTAKAHHVKPIIGMEGYIINGSILSEKDKQCRRHHITLLVKNQTGYHNLMRLSSIAFIKGHYYKPRIDKKLLSKYSEGLIGMSGCMQGEVSQMILQNKYDKAVQVVKQYQEIFGKDDFYLEIMRLGLDKEEDLIKQIRRLSEETGAALVATNDCHFIKRSDAKAQDVLLCVQTGKILEDTNRMKFTTDQIYFRSPNEMKSLFSDIPEAIDNTLKVAEKCDFELDYKGFLFPHFTIPEGYADDYEYLRKLVYEGVEKKYSDVTDEITDRIEHELAVIKKMGFVSYFLIVWDIIREARKMGVAVGPGRGSCAGSIVAYLIDITKIDPIRYNLFFERFLNPARVSMPDIDTDFSNETRPKVIDYIVKKYGQENVSQIGTLGSLGAKMVIRDVGRAMSVPLYEVDGIAKMIPGGPEVSLEKAYDQNEKLRELINS